The following are from one region of the Saccharomyces kudriavzevii IFO 1802 strain IFO1802 genome assembly, chromosome: 12 genome:
- the PRP19 gene encoding E3 ubiquitin-protein ligase PRP19 (similar to Saccharomyces cerevisiae PRP19 (YLL036C); ancestral locus Anc_4.18) translates to MFCAISGKVPRKPVLSPRSKSVFEKSLLEQYVKDTGNDPITNEPLSLEEIVEIVPSLQQASLTESTNSATLKANYSIPNLLTSLQNEWDAIMLENFKLRSTLDSLTKKLSTVMYERDAAKLVAAQLMMERDDKSSSSSKSPQQMVVGTRNEFLQGLLQSSREFVARGKPKAFKWPILKGFEFLPTQDYSSTVRTYPYKELDHSQYYNKWALMCHCDADTLQITELKDLKSITTLATPNFRSEGEQPIIVSKGSRNRLLLSYPSNQIIVLDLETNTVLREIDVHSMNQIIYIYGHNEVNTEYFIWADNQGTIGFQSYTDNSQYIVHSGSPDVEYSSGALHKDSLLLALYSPEGILNVYNLSSPDQACSKFLMEQEAKIKEVKFADNGYWMVVRCDQMVACFDLRKDVGTLAYPTYTFPEFKTGTFVYDIDDSGKNMIVYSNESKSLTVYKFDKKTKSWIRDEVNTLNLPKETVDFTNIEVVCGDGGIAAVLKTNDSFNIVSLTS, encoded by the coding sequence ATGTTTTGTGCCATTAGTGGTAAAGTGCCTAGAAAGCCTGTTTTGTCGCCTAGATCGAAAAgcgtttttgaaaaatcgcTTCTTGAACAGTATGTTAAAGATACGGGGAATGACCCGATAACAAATGAGCCCTTGAGCCTCGAAGAGATAGTAGAAATTGTACCCAGTCTGCAACAGGCTTCCTTAACTGAATCTACGAATTCCGCTACGTTGAAGGCAAATTACTCGATTCCAAATCTTCTGACCAGTTTGCAAAATGAGTGGGACGCTATAATGCTGGAGAATTTCAAATTGCGATCAACCTTGGATAGCCTAACGAAAAAACTATCAACCGTGATGTACGAAAGAGATGCTGCAAAGTTGGTGGCTGCCCAACTGATGATGGAGAGGGATGATAAGTCGAGCAGCTCGTCAAAATCTCCTCAGCAAATGGTGGTTGGTACGAGAAATGAGTTTTTACAAGGGCTGTTACAATCTTCTAGGGAGTTTGTAGCGAGAGGCAAGCCCAAAGCATTCAAATGGCCGATATTGAAGGGTTTTGAATTCTTACCCACGCAAGATTACTCATCTACAGTCAGAACCTATCCGTACAAAGAGCTAGACCATTCTCAATACTACAACAAATGGGCCCTTATGTGTCATTGTGACGCTGATACCTTACAGATCACCgaattgaaagatttgaaatcgATTACCACATTAGCCACGCCAAACTTTCGCAGTGAAGGGGAACAACCTATCATTGTTTCCAAGGGATCGCGTAATCGGTTGTTACTGTCATACCCAAGTAATCAAATAATAGTACTGGATCTAGAAACAAATACAGTATTGAGAGAAATAGACGTACATTCCATGAATCAgatcatatatatatatggcCACAATGAAGTTAACACTGAATATTTCATTTGGGCGGATAATCAAGGGACGATAGGATTTCAATCATACACGGATAACTCCCAATACATAGTGCATTCTGGAAGCCCGGATGTCGAATACAGTAGCGGTGCCTTACATAAGGACTCCCTGTTACTAGCTCTTTACTCACCCGAGGGAATATTGAATGTTTACAATCTGTCGTCGCCTGACCAAGCATGTTCTAAATTCCTCATGGAACAAGAGGCCAAGATAAAAGAGGTTAAATTTGCAGACAACGGATACTGGATGGTGGTGAGGTGTGACCAAATGGTAGCTTGCTTTGACCTAAGAAAAGACGTGGGCACACTGGCATACCCAACATACACATTTCCTGAATTCAAGACAGGAACCTTTGTGTATGACATTGACGACTCTGGTAAAAATATGATCGTTTACTCAAACGAGAGCAAATCATTGACAGTATACAAATTTGacaagaaaacgaaaagtTGGATAAGAGATGAAGTGAATACACTGAATTTGCCAAAGGAAACCGTAGATTTCACGAACATAGAGGTGGTATGTGGAGATGGCGGAATTGCGGCTGTTTTGAAGACAAACGACAGTTTCAATATCGTGTCATTAACATCTTGA
- the GRC3 gene encoding polynucleotide 5'-hydroxyl-kinase (similar to Saccharomyces cerevisiae GRC3 (YLL035W); ancestral locus Anc_4.22) produces the protein MVTNSKQDLPRYSKGSGSDSGSDSDSSSSSKVQFSLTPSSKSATVVLNSEEYEDDDAVDDLDKELANNIFYTGDEDETMFVGLKERQKLHLSGVFRLQIVKGGIVYNNVHYNASKEILNFWHPLSQSIPTIDFSHFAGWQDTIFMPRNNRFNIKGEEFKPFPCVLRVFNSNHKGLLEVGHLYRDVNYLWKPKESYFPPNERATYHLLHESDDVQSLSVPRYWSTPLEKLYLNHKTATYDTRIMVLGGKNSGKSTLLRLLLEKFTQDMRDSTTNQEELIYLDLDPGQPEYSLPDSISLNKIIPEPIALGQHLCQSSNFQTLLQFYIGSSSPQDEPSSYLNYVDNLIDYLEEHVFFGTSLLNLPGWIKGFGMQILNHVIRKYKPTHLVFLETANSKRHLDELLIPQNFSTSLRDSYVPDVVRIPAHNLNSTSPARFHASQLRTLKVLALFHKLNQFDYDFAPLLKSAPLQISYGNDKGGIGGIQFPMEFRNLNPQDIRSSLEGTVIGIHAYFRENLLDVKNLDTFPILQSCTPSIKNFITLGLIHSIDTSQQIMNIYVPPFHSQNLDKQSQDIQWIIVRNKTETPFCDLLPSPRTITWDASIQIPFATFERRKKLEHVWKVRKNVMRRGQFMKR, from the coding sequence ATGGTGACAAATTCCAAACAAGACTTGCCTCGATATAGTAAGGGCTCAGGCTCAGACTCAGGCTCAGACTCAGATTCAAGCAGTAGTTCTAAGGTGCAGTTTTCATTAACtccatcttcaaaaagtgCAACTGTAGTTCTTAATAGTGAAGAATATGAGGACGATGATGCTGTGGACGATCTGGACAAAGAATTGGCCAATAATATATTCTATACCGgggatgaagatgaaaccATGTTTGTAGGGTTGaaagaaagacaaaaattgCATTTATCTGGTGTTTTTCGCTTACAAATAGTAAAGGGTGGTATTGTTTACAACAATGTGCACTATAATGCCTCTAAAGAGATTTTAAATTTCTGGCACCCGTTATCACAATCTATACCTACTATAGACTTTTCGCATTTTGCAGGTTGGCAAGATACAATTTTCATGCCGAGAAACAATAGGTTTAACATCAAAGGGGAGGAATTCAAGCCATTCCCGTGTGTTCTTCGTGTCTTTAATTCAAACCACAAGGGCCTGTTAGAAGTTGGCCACTTATACCGCGATGTTAATTATCTTTGGAAACCAAAGGAATCTTATTTTCCACCAAACGAAAGGGCGACATATCATTTATTGCACGAATCAGATGATGTTCAATCTTTATCTGTACCAAGGTATTGGTCAACTCCATTAGAAAAGCTGTACTTAAATCATAAGACTGCTACATATGACACAAGAATTATGGTACTTGGTGGTAAAAATTCTGGAAAGTCGACTCTCTTAAGACTTTTATTAGAAAAATTTACGCAAGATATGCGGGATTCTACGACAAACCAGGAAGAATTAATATACCTGGATTTAGATCCTGGCCAACCTGAGTACTCGTTACCTgattcaatttctttgaataagATCATTCCTGAACCAATCGCTTTGGGACAACATCTTTGCCAGagttcaaattttcaaactttATTACAATTTTACATTGGCTCCTCTTCCCCGCAAGACGAACCTTCATCATACCTAAACTACGTTGATAATCTCATAGACTATTTGGAGGAACATGTTTTTTTCGGAACGTCTTTACTCAATTTACCTGGATGGATAAAAGGATTTGGAATGCAAATCTTGAATCATGtaataagaaaatataagCCAACTCACTTAGTTTTCCTAGAGACggcaaattcaaaaaggcATCTGGATGAGCTTTTAAttcctcaaaatttttctacATCACTACGGGATTCATATGTACCTGATGTTGTTCGTATACCGGCCCATAATTTAAATAGCACCTCACCTGCTAGGTTCCACGCGTCGCAACTTCGAACCCTCAAGGTATTGGCATTATTTCATAAACTGAATCAATTTGACTATGATTTTGCTCCGCTTCTGAAATCTGCACCTTTACAAATTTCATACGGTAATGATAAAGGTGGCATTGGAGGCATTCAATTTCCCATGGAATTTCGAAACCTGAATCCTCAAGATATTAGATCTTCATTGGAAGGTACTGTAATTGGGATACACGCATATTTCAGAGAAAATCTTCTAGACGTAAAAAATTTAGACACATTTCCTATTTTACAATCGTGCACCCCTTCCATCAAGAATTTTATAACGTTAGGGTTGATACATTCCATTGACACATCGCAGCAAATAATGAACATTTATGTTCCCCCCTTTCATTCACAGAATCTAGATAAACAATCCCAAGATATACAATGGATAATCGTgagaaataaaacagaAACGCCCTTCTGTGACTTACTTCCATCTCCCCGCACAATTACATGGGATGCTAGTATACAAATACCGTTTGCAACCTTCgaaagaaggaagaaattggaGCACGTGTGGAAAGTCCGTAAGAACGTTATGAGACGTGGACAATTCATGAAACGATAA
- the RIX7 gene encoding putative AAA family ATPase RIX7 (similar to Saccharomyces cerevisiae RIX7 (YLL034C); ancestral locus Anc_4.23), with product MAKIKSKKNTLAGSLDNKIADLIYRLLEEKTLDRKRSLRQENQGEQSENNEYKEDEDVFESMCFAKDLTAGEIFTFCLTKDLSLQRVKHVVLQKTIDRMLKDVIESELEEFGSYPGYNKEEEEKMSLEEELAKKNMMIDQDTNEMNKRITSMWSKSGSATDPITDTDDTKVEEVKKSKKRSKEGTSKVKRQKVKEDRSPPNSSLKTLGGMDDVVAQLMELIGLPILHPEIFLSTGVEPPRGVLLHGPPGCGKTSIANALAGELQVPFISISAPSVVSGMSGESEKKIRDLFDEAKSLAPCLVFFDEIDAITPKRDGGAQREMERRIVAQLLTSMDELTMEKTNGKPVIIIGATNRPDSLDSALRRAGRFDREICLNVPNEVSRLHILRKMSDDLKIDGAIDFAKLSKLTPGFVGADLKALVTAAGTCAIKRIFETYANIQSPPNTTADSSGDRMEIDEAANEDESNLKNTANMIDPLPLSVVQQFIHNYPEPLSDDQLSLLSIKYEDFLKALPTIQPTAKREGFATVPDVTWANVGALQRVRIELNMAIVQPIKRPELYEKVGISAPGGVLLWGPPGCGKTLLAKAVANESRANFISIKGPELLNKYVGESERSIRQVFTRARASVPCVIFFDELDALVPRRDTSLSESSSRVVNTLLTELDGLNDRRGIFVIGATNRPDMIDPAMLRPGRLDKTLFIELPNMEEKLDIIKTLTKSHGTPLSGDVDFEKIIKNEKCNNFSGADLAALVRESSVLALKRNFFQTEEIQSVLDNDLDKEFEDLSVGVSSEEIIVTMCDFQSALRKIKPSVSDKDRLKYDRLNKKMGLTEEMKDAEEMKQ from the coding sequence ATGGCCAAAATAAagtccaaaaaaaacacatTGGCTGGTTCACTAGACAACAAAATCGCCGATCTTATTTATCGTCttttagaagaaaaaacgcTGGACAGGAAGAGATCTCTGAGACAAGAGAACCAAGGAGAACAGAGCGAGAATAATGAATATAAGGAAGACGAAGATGTATTTGAATCGATGTGTTTTGCGAAGGATTTAACAGCAGGCGAGATCTTTACCTTTTGCTTAACTAAGGATTTATCGCTTCAAAGAGTAAAGCATGTTGTCTTGCAGAAGACCATCGACCGTATGCTCAAAGACGTTATCGAGTCAGAGCTAGAAGAGTTTGGATCTTATCCGGGATACaataaagaagaggaagagaaaatgagtttggaagaagagttggccaagaaaaacatgatGATCGACCAGGACACGAACGAGATGAATAAACGCATAACAAGCATGTGGTCTAAATCAGGATCCGCTACTGATCCTATAACAGATACAGATGACACTAAAGTGGAAGAAGTTAAaaagtcaaagaaaaggtcCAAAGAAGGCACATCTAAGGTAAAACGTCAAAAAGTTAAGGAAGATAGATCCCCGCCTAATTCATCCTTGAAAACTCTGGGTGGTATGGATGATGTCGTTGCACAGCTTATGGAACTCATAGGCCTACCGATTCTACACccagaaatatttttatccACAGGAGTAGAACCGCCTAGGGGTGTTCTGCTACACGGCCCACCTGGTTGTGGTAAGACATCAATTGCTAATGCATTGGCCGGAGAATTACAAGTTCCATTTATATCTATTTCTGCACCTTCGGTTGTCAGTGGTATGTCTGGGGAaagtgagaaaaaaatcaggGATCTGTTTGATGAAGCAAAGAGTTTGGCGCCATGTCTTGTCTTTTTTGATGAGATAGATGCCATCACACCAAAACGTGATGGTGGTGCCCAAAGAGAAATGGAACGAAGGATAGTTGCTCAGTTATTGACCTCAATGGATGAGCTGACGATGGAAAAAACGAATGGAAAACCTGTTATTATCATAGGTGCTACTAATAGACCCGACTCTTTAGATTCCGCATTAAGAAGAGCTGGCAGATTCGACCGAGAAATATGTCTAAATGTCCCCAACGAAGTCTCAAGGTTACATATTTTAAGGAAAATGTCTGATGATCTGAAAATAGATGGTGCTATTGATTTCGCCAAGTTGTCAAAATTAACCCCAGGGTTTGTCGGTGCCGATTTAAAGGCTTTAGTTACTGCCGCTGGCACATGTGCCATCAAGAGAATATTCGAAACTTACGCTAACATACAATCTCCGCCCAATACAACAGCGGATAGTTCGGGGGATAGGATGGAGATTGATGAAGCTGCCAATGAAGACGAATCCAATTTAAAGAATACTGCAAACATGATTGACCCGTTACCTTTATCCGTAGTTCAACAATTTATTCATAATTATCCAGAACCTCTATCAGATGACCAGTTGTCATTGTTATCTATCAAGTATGAAGACTTCTTGAAAGCGTTACCTACGATACAACCAACAGCAAAGAGAGAAGGGTTTGCCACGGTTCCAGATGTAACTTGGGCAAATGTCGGTGCATTGCAAAGGGTCAGAATTGAATTAAATATGGCCATTGTTCAACCTATAAAGAGACCAGAACTTTATGAGAAGGTGGGGATTAGCGCTCCTGGCGGTGTTTTACTATGGGGACCACCGGGATGTGGTAAAACATTACTAGCCAAAGCCGTTGCCAATGAATCTCGTGCAAATTTCATATCCATTAAAGGTCCGGAATTACTAAACAAATACGTCGGTGAATCAGAAAGATCCATTAGACAAGTCTTCACAAGAGCAAGAGCATCTGTGCCATGTGttatcttttttgatgaattagATGCCCTGGTCCCAAGAAGAGATACTTCTTTATCtgaatcttcttcaagagTAGTCAACACTTTGTTAACTGAATTAGATGGGCTGAATGATAGAAGGGGTATTTTTGTGATTGGTGCCACGAACAGGCCCGATATGATTGACCCTGCCATGCTAAGACCTGGTAGGTTGGACAAGACattattcattgaattACCTAACATGGAAGAGAAACTAGATATCATCAAGACTTTGACCAAGTCACATGGGACACCATTGAGTGGTGATGtcgattttgaaaagatcattaaaaatgaaaagtgCAACAACTTTTCAGGTGCTGACTTAGCTGCCTTAGTTAGGGAGAGTTCCGTCTTAGctctgaaaagaaacttctTCCAAACGGAAGAAATACAATCCGTTCTTGATAATGACTTGGACAAGGAATTTGAAGACTTATCAGTAGGCGTATCCAGTGAAGAAATTATTGTGACTATGTGTGACTTCCAAAGTGCATTAAGAAAGATCAAACCCTCCGTGAGTGATAAAGATAGACTGAAGTACGATAgattaaataaaaagatgGGTTTAACGGAGGAAATGAAGGATGCGGAGGAAATGAAACAATGA
- the IRC19 gene encoding Irc19p (similar to Saccharomyces cerevisiae IRC19 (YLL033W); ancestral locus Anc_4.25) yields the protein MGKPSVTITTAKAIINSEYTLIKSHSKYKLPTYFKSLDANPSWGRTPVVKMFYRRFMRLKPFVSNVKMVEDTYRDYLRYKFTKENYELKRYLVFNPDGLRSKTKLDLLNNANCSEMVLPVKEMQETLKFVLKSCSYLPETKDLKWDIARDNTYCRQILKNVLTMRYEKYRSALYRGVGHDELDIKFSHLKATSNPLAKLSKNDKKKVPLFKVFSDFDTTLVYLNETLGTRL from the coding sequence ATGGGAAAGCCTTCTGTCACTATAACGACAGCAAAAGCTATTATAAACTCGGAGTATACTCTCATCAAATCACATTCGAAATACAAGCTTCCCACGTATTTCAAAAGTCTCGATGCGAACCCATCTTGGGGAAGAACTCCCGTTGTAAAAATGTTTTACCGCCGATTTATGAGACTGAAGCCCTTTGTGTCGAATGTAAAAATGGTTGAAGATACGTATAGGGATTATCTTCGATACAAATTCacgaaagaaaattacGAACTCAAACGATATTTGGTATTCAATCCTGACGGTTTGAGGTCAAAAACTAAACTTGATCTTCTGAACAACGCAAATTGTAGTGAAATGGTACTTCCCGTGAAGGAGATGcaagaaactttgaaatttgttttAAAGAGCTGTTCATACTTGCCTGAAACAAAAGACCTAAAGTGGGACATTGCAAGAGACAATACGTACTGCAGGCAAATCTTAAAAAATGTTCTAACGATGCgatatgaaaaatatagatCAGCTTTGTATAGAGGGGTAGGTCATGATGAACTTGACATCAAATTCTCCCATTTGAAAGCGACTTCTAATCCACTAGCGAAATTAAGTAAAAAtgataagaaaaaggtCCCGCTTTTCAAAGTATTCAGCGATTTTGACACTACCTTGGTATACCTTAATGAAACGTTAGGTACAAGATTATAA
- the SKDI12G0260 gene encoding uncharacterized protein (similar to Saccharomyces cerevisiae YLL032C; ancestral locus Anc_4.26), translating to MDGSTTYSTVVTTAFLQVPHLYTTNRLWKPIEAPFLIQFLQKNVDSEEIISRKAIYQVDPSWVNLNASFIRDDMISIRATTSNMELDTISRITLPLPMHGDDVTTELEKMKRTLSEMSDKFNLELIITKEPADFASETISDDNSLCLYLHALGLQSNLMECEPQLLAFVDLVKKNRMTLPPQHYIVETMELNSYSVLPLYMGVGMANFEYISRVFKTSIYAPSLMTLSNNFRANPQIFFSGTVHSLTLLAKKTLHESIDLDSKSFFYRRLTNITPGKLLFIQKYYQQKINQLILKYQSLIRVTNEYIEFQSVSTNLLEMAIKNFTIQVLHEVVEVQISLNDNCEMSSELIIDDLLNNAENEIVVITPRKDSFNQLIVVGNQSSTDEVSDNSILYYLSNFITSPNQIINPNLRQIKAVFEIHPDFEDFISGKKNGKLTRIMELSACLIQLEMEEEDDNLYLNLVSDSFSDFENSFKNVMNEFPAEESFFIPEVCHRPIIGTGGSLIQATMRKHNVFIQFSNSFNLPQNKISIIRYDNVIVRCPRKNKANICLAKRDLEKIVQEYDNLQSKILIKFSNGQYRHILNVNGEKNVIGQIEKNENVYIMMPLKEPLDGISQLIVKGNDENTSRAANELVNSAFGYEYEIRIDKAIDPRKEYEFYNLIVVPFLQVMNITVTFEKDLITFTFERDTNEGTQAKAIELLSDYMGTQKRKIIFKKLIKQFVYPPTANKYNSNNNTTNGNLKPMHSTKTRFTIDNSNSLGSSPQCQPKHLNYKMPVGAPTGEAQTIKGYIPNTYYNSYGYGYSYRYEYDYNYINSNQLQTNHRHKFQNGRK from the coding sequence ATGGATGGCTCTACAACTTATAGTACGGTTGTCACAACTGCCTTTTTACAAGTGCCACATTTATATACCACAAACAGATTATGGAAACCCATAGAAGCACCATTTTTGATCCAGTTTCTCCAGAAAAATGTAGACTCAGAAGAAATTATAAGCAGAAAAGCGATTTACCAAGTAGATCCATCGTGGGTCAATCTAAATGCTTCATTTATTAGGGATGATATGATCTCAATAAGAGCCACTACTAGCAACATGGAACTTGATACCATCAGTCGGATTACGCTACCCCTTCCCATGCATGGAGACGATGTGACGActgaattggaaaaaatgaagcgTACACTATCAGAGATGAGTgacaaattcaatttgGAACTAATCATTACCAAAGAACCAGCTGATTTCGCATCAGAAACTATTAGCGACGACAATAGCTTGTGTCTTTACTTGCATGCACTAGGATTACAATCCAATTTAATGGAATGTGAACCCCAGCTATTGGCATTTGTGGACttggtaaagaaaaatcgtATGACTTTACCTCCACAACACTACATCGTCGAAACAATGGAACTGAACTCCTATTCTGTTCTCCCTTTGTACATGGGAGTAGGTATggcaaattttgaatatatatcCAGAGTTTTTAAAACCAGCATTTATGCACCTTCCCTCATGACACTATCCAATAATTTCAGGGCAAATCCACAGATATTTTTCTCAGGGACAGTCCATTCACTAACTTTATTAGCCAAAAAAACCTTACATGAATCTATTGACTTGGATTCAAAGAGTTTCTTCTATCGTAGATTGACCAATATTACCCCCGGGAAATTACTGTTTATccaaaaatattatcaacaaaaGATAAATCaattaattttgaaataccAATCTCTCATAAGAGTCACCAATGAATATATCGAATTTCAGTCAGTTTCTACGAATCTATTAGAGATGGCCATTAAGAATTTTACCATTCAAGTCCTACATGAGGTTGTAGAAGTACAGATTTCACTCAATGACAATTGCGAAATGTCTTCAGAATTGATAATTGATGACCTTCTGAACAATGCAGAAAACGAAATTGTAGTGATCACTCCGAGAAAAGATTCATTTAACCAATTAATAGTAGTCGGCAACCAATCTTCCACTGATGAAGTATCTGATAATTCCATACTGTACTATCTATCCAATTTTATAACTAGTCCAAACCAAATCATTAATCCAAACCTAAGGCAAATAAAAGctgtttttgaaattcatcCAGATTTTGAGGACTTCATATcaggcaaaaaaaacggTAAATTAACGCGTATAATGGAGTTATCTGCTTGTTTGATCCAAttggaaatggaagaagaggatgataATCTTTATCTAAATTTAGTTAGTGATTCTTTCtcagattttgaaaattcgttcaaaaatgtcatGAACGAATTTCCTGCCGAAGAATCATTCTTTATCCCAGAGGTTTGTCATAGACCTATTATAGGTACTGGTGGTTCCTTAATCCAAGCTACAATGAGGAAACACAATGTCTTCATTCAGTTTTCCAATAGTTTCAATCTTCcacaaaataaaatctcAATAATCAGGTATGACAATGTAATAGTCAGATGCCCCAGGAAAAACAAAGCTAATATATGCCTAGCGAAGAGAGACTTAGAAAAAATCGTTCAAGAGTACGATAATTTGCAATCGAAGATTCTCATTAAATTCTCTAATGGACAGTACAGACATATCTTAAATGTTAACGGGGAGAAAAATGTTATAGggcaaattgaaaaaaacgaGAATGTTTATATAATGATGCCGTTAAAGGAGCCTTTAGATGGGATTTCTCAATTAATCGTTAAAGGCAACGATGAAAATACATCAAGGGCCGCTAACGAATTGGTCAATAGCGCATTTGGTTACGAGTATGAAATTAGAATAGATAAAGCGATAGATCCTCGTAAGGAATATGAATTTTATAACCTGATTGTTGTTCCCTTCCTGCAAGTCATGAATATAACTGTAACTTTTGAGAAGGACCTCATTACCTTTACTTTTGAGAGGGATACTAACGAAGGTACTCAAGCTAAAGCAATAGAACTGCTGTCTGATTATATGGGAAcacaaaaaaggaaaataatattcaagaaactgATTAAACAGTTTGTTTACCCGCCTACTGCCAACAAGTATAACAGTAACAACAATACCACCAATGGTAATTTGAAACCAATGCATAGTACCAAAACCCGCTTTACCATCGACAACAGCAACTCTTTGGGAAGTTCACCACAATGTCAACCAAAACACCTCAACTACAAAATGCCGGTTGGGGCACCAACCGGAGAAGCTCAAACCATAAAAGGGTACATACCCAATACTTATTACAACAGCTATGGATACGGATATAGTTACAGATATGAATACGATTATAATTATATCAACTCCAATCAGCTTCAAACAAACCATAGGcataaatttcaaaatggtaggaaatga